GACGTGGACCTGCTGCCGGTGCAGCTCACCGACGCACTCCTGGACCGGTCGTCCATCACCGCGCCGGTGCTGCGCCTCTATTTCCAGACGACGGAGCAGGGCCGCGCGGAGGTGTTGCGCGAGCAAGGCCTGCGCCTGTTCATCCACGCCGACCTGTCCGCTGCGTCGGTGGTGCTGCTGTGGTTGCTCCGCTACTGCCGCCAGGTGCGCGTGCGCGGCGCGTCTGGCCAGGGAGACGGCATCAAGCTGCCGGTGAATGCCATCCAACCGGTGGGCTTCCACCGGGACTTCAAGCTGCTGCCCTGGCCGCGCGCCAGCGAGGGCTACCGGCACCTCCAGGAGTACCTGACGCTGCCGGAGAAGTTCCTGTTCTTCGAGGTGCGCGGGCTGGACGCCGCCGCCGGGCTGAAAGAGGACCGCTTCGAGATTGCCTTCCACCTGGAGCGGCCGCCGCCCCTGGATGCGCGCATCCACCGGGAGATGTTCCGGCTACATTGCGCCCCCGTGGTGAACCTCTTCAGCGTGCCGGCGGACCCCATCCTCCACCGCACGCTGGACCGGGAGCACCTGCTGCGCGCGTCCGACCTGCCCCCCAACCACGCGGAGATTTACTCGGTGGACTCGGTGACGGGCCTGAAGGCCGGACGCAACGAGCGGCGCGTCTACCGGCCCTTCTACGAGTTCACCCACACCGCGGGCGGGGACGCCGAGCAGTCCTTCTATCGGCTGCGCCGGGCGCCTTCGCCGCTGGACGAAGGAATCGACACGTACATTACGCTGGAGACGCCGCGGAACATCGCGCCGGAGGTCAACGCCGAGGAAGCGCTGTCCATGGACCTGACGTGCACCAACCGCTCGCTGCCCTCGCGGCTGCAGGTGGGTGACTTGACGGCATCCACCTCCGCCAGCCCCACGCAGGCGAAGTTCAAGAACATCTCCCCGGTGAGCCGGCCCGCGCGCGCGCCGCTGGGCACCGAACTGCACTGGCGGCTCCTGTCGCACCTGGCCATCAACCAGCACTCGCTGGCGGACGCGGCCGCACTGCGGCGGCTGATGGACCTGTACAACTTCCATTCGCTCACCGACAACCTGGCGGCGCGCGCCAGCCGCCTGCGCATCAACGCCATCCGCGCGGTGGAGACGAAGCCGGTGACGCGCTTCCTGGAGGGCGCGCCGCTGCGGGGTCACCGCACCCGCGTGGACCTGGACGAAGAGAACTTCATGGGCGTGGGCGATTCGTTCCTCTTCGGCTCCGTGCTGGAGGAACTGCTCGCCTCCCACGTCACCATCAACTCCTTCAACGAGCTGAGCATCCGGCTTCACCCCTCGCAGACGGAGTTCGCGTGGCTTCCGAGGAACGGCTCCCAGACGCTTTTGTAGAGACGGCCCAGAAGCTGGCCGAGCTGGCGCCCCGGGTGGGCTTCTTTCCCCTGGTGGCGTTCTTGGAGCGGCTGACGTCGCAGGCCACGCGCGTGGGCGGCGCGGGGCCCGTCAACGAGGAGATGATTCGCTTCCGGCACGACCCGTCCCTGGGGTTCCCCTCGGGCGACGTGTCGTCCGTGACGCTCCACCAGGTGCCGGTGCGGGCGGAGGACCCGTATTCGAAGCGGCCGCTCTTCGAGGTGGTGACACGCTTCCTGGGCCTGACGGGCGCGGTGAGTCCCCTGCCCCACTACCTGGCCGAGGAGGTCGCGCAGGAGGACCCGGACCACCCGGTGCGGCGCGAGTTCCTGGACCTGTTCCACCACCGGCTGCTGTCGCTGCTGTACCGCATCGAGTCGAAGTACCGCGTCACGAGCGAGACGGACACATCCTTCTCGGACCAGTGGTCCCGGCGCCTGCTGGCGCTGGGCGGGTTCGACACCTACGAGAAGGCCCTGGAGGGTACGCTGCCGACCTGGCGCCTGCTGCGGATTGCCCCGCTGCTGGCCAGCCGGGCGAGGACGTCCGAGCAGTTGGAGGTCGCGCTCGAGGACGTGCTGGGCGACGACCTGGAGGGCGCGCGGGTGTCGGTGCGCCAGTTCGTGGGCCGCTGGGTGGACATCGACGCCCGGGCGCGGCTGGGCCACTCCAACCACCAACTGGGGCGCAACATGCTGCTGGGCGGCAAGGCCTTCGACCGGACGGGGAAGATTCAAATCCACATCCGGCCGCTGCCGCCGCGCGCCTACAAGCGGCTGATGCAGGAAGGGGACTTGCTGCCACTGGTGAGAGAAGTGGTAGCCCTCTTCGTGAGGGACCCCCTGGAGTACGATTTGGAGCTGGGGCTCACCGAAGGCGTGCAGCACCAGTTCCGGCTCTCCAGCCGGGAGCCGAGTCAGCTCGGGCGGGACACGTGGCTGGGCCTGAGTCAGCAGACGCAGATGAGTGTCCCCGTGGTGAAATGAGTTGTTAGAGCAGGCGGGCGCGGCGCGCGGGGATTTACGCCGCCACGGCGCGCCCGATATACCGTCCATCACCGCTTTCCTTTTTGGGGGCTCCCATTCGCGTCGATCCGAAAGCGCTCGTCCGTCGCCTGACGCCCACCTCTACCCGTCTGCTCGAGGCCGCCGTGGCCCGGGCCAGCGCGGGACGGTTCTATGAAATCGTCCCGGAGCACATGCTGGTGCAGATGCTGGAGCCGGAGGACTCGGACGTCGCGCGCATCCTCCAGCAGTTCGGCGTGGACCGCCGCCACCTGCTGGCCAGCATGGAGCGCGCCCTCCAGGGCCTGCGCGCGGGCAGCTCCGGCCGGCCCGTCTTCTCCGAGACGCTGTTCCAGTGGTTCGAGGAAGCGTGGCTCCTGGCTTCCGTGGAGCAGGGCGCCACGCGGCTGCGCTCGGGCCTGCTGTTCGCCCAGTTCGTCAGCCGGCGCGCGCGCTACACCGCGGAGCTGTTCCCCGAGCTGGACGCCATCAGCCGCGACGAGCTGATGAGCTCGCTGGACGTGGTGCTGCGGCCCTCGCCCGAGAATGTCGAGGTCGCCTCCGCGGATGCCGCCGCCAGTGGCGCCGCGGGAGGCGCGGCCAGTGGCGCGGGCGGCCGTGGGGATGAAGCCCTCAAGCGCTTCGCCACGTCCTTCACCGGCCGGGTGCGCGAGGGGAAGATCGACCCCATCTTCGGCCGGCACCGCGAAATCCGGCAGATGGTGGACATCCTCTCCCGCCGCCGGAAGAACAACCCCATCCTGGTGGGCGAGCCCGGCGTGGGCAAGACGGCGCTGGTGGAGGGCCTGGCCTGGGCCATCGTCCGGGGCGAGGTGCCCGACGCGCTGAAGAACGTGGAGCTGCTGGGGCTGGACCTGGGCCTGCTCCAGGCGGGCGCGGGCGTGCGCGGCGAGTTCGAGAACCGCCTCAAGGCCGTCATCTCCGAGGTGAAGGCCTCCCCCACCCCCATCATCCTGTTCATCGACGAGGCGCACACCATCATCGGCGCGGGCGGCTCGCAGGGCGGCACGGACGCGTCCAACCTGCTCAAGCCGGCGCTGGCGCGCGGTGAGCTGCGCACGCTCGCGGCCACCACCTGGGCCGAGTACAAGAAGTACTTCGAGAAGGACGCCGCGCTGGAGCGGCGCTTCCAGCCGGTCAAGGTGGAGGAGCCCAGCGAGGAGGACGCGGAGCTGATGCTGCGCGGCCTGCGCCCCACGTACGAAGCGGCCCACGGCGTCATCATCCGCGACGAAGCCGTCACCGCCGCGGTGCGCCTGTCCAGCCGGTACATCTCCGGCCGGCAGCTCCCGGACAAGGCGGTGGACCTGCTGGACACGTCCGCGGCCCGCGTGAAGATTGAGCTGTCCACCCGGCCCGAGGAGCTGGTGCAACTGGACCAGGAGATTTCGGCGCTGGAGCGCGAGCGCGACACGCGCAAGCGCGACCTCGCCGAGGGCACGGGCGGCCCGGACGAACAGACGTCCCTGGAGGCCGCCGAGGCGAAGCTGAGCGCCACGGTGGATGCACGAGCCACGCTGCATGCGCGCTGGGAGACGGAGCGTACGGCCGTCGCGGCGCTGATGGAGGCCCGCAAGGCCCTGCGCGAGGCCGCTCCGGACACGGACTCCGCGCCACTGAAGGCGGCCGTGGACGAAGCTGCGGCGAAGCTGGCGGCCACGCGCGGCGAGGTGCCGCTGGTACACGCGGACGTGGACGCGGACATCGTCGCGCGGGTGGTGGCGGGCTGGACGGGCGTGCCCGTGGGGAAGATGCGCAGCGACCTGCTGGAGTCGGTGCTCAACCTGGAGGACAAGCTCCGGGGCCGGGTGCGGGGCCAGGAGGCGGCGCTGAAGAAGGTTGCGGAAATCATCCGCATCTCCCAGGCCGGCATCCGCAACCCGGACACGCCCATTGGCGTGATGCTCTTCGTGGGCCCCAGCGGCGTGGGCAAGACGGAGACGGCGCTGGCGCTGGCGGACGCGCTCTATGGCGGCGAGCGCTTCATGACGACGCTCAACATGAGCGAGTTCCAGGAGAAGCACACGGTGAGCCGGCTCATCGGCTCGCCGCCGGGCTACGTGGGATACGGCGAGGGCGGCCTGCTGACGGAAGCCGTGCGTCAGCGGCCCTACTCCGTCGTGCTGCTGGACGAGTGCGAGAAGGCCGACCTGGAGGTGATGAACCTCTTCTACCAGGTGTTCGACAAGGGCTCGCTGACGGACGGCGAGGGCCGCGCGGTGGACTTCAAGAACACCGTGCTCATCCTCACCAGCAACCTGGCCTCGGACCTGGTGATGCGGATGTTCGAGGACGGCGCGCAGCCCACCTCCGATGAGGTGCTGTCGGTGATTCGCCCCGCGCTCAGCCAGCACTTCAAGCCGGCGCTGCTGGCTCGAATGACGGTCGTCCCCTTCGGGCCGGTGCAGCGCGACGTGATGCGCCAGATTGCCGAGATGAAGCTGGCCAAGCTGGTGAGCCGGCTGCGCACGGCGCACAACGTGGAGACGACGCTGGCGCCAGAGTTGCTGGACGAGCTTGCGCGCCGCTGCACGGAGTCGGAGATGGGGGCGCGCAACATGGAGCAGATTCTCCAGGGCTCGCTGATGCCGGCGCTGTCCCGCGAGTTGCTGCAGCACCTGGTGAGCGGCGCGGTGCCCCCGAAGCTGCATGTGGCCCTGACCGAGGGAGGCGACTGGGACCTCCGGTTCGCCGAGGCCTGAGAGAATCCATGAAACGAACGCTTCAGGCCTCCGCCGTCGCGCTGTCGCTGCTGGCCGGCTGCGCCACCGTCCCCAAGCCGTCGATGTGCTTCGCCGAGGCGGGCCCCAACGCGCGCTCGTTCCCCACGCCGGACACCTGGTTCGCGCTGCTGCTCCACGGCTACGACAAGGACACGGGTGCCAACCCGCGCCCCAGCGTGGACTGCGCCGGTGCCCCGGTGTGGTGGCAGGACCCGGCCGCGGACGAGTGCGTGGAGGCCGGTCCGGACTCGCAGGCCCTCCCTCCCGCGGAGAAGCTCTCCGAGGAGGACCTCGTCTTGGAGACGCTCCAGGCGGGCCAGCGGCTGGTCTGGGTGCAGACGCGGCGCTTCACCAACGGCGAGGCCCTGGGCCCGGTGGCCCTGGTGGAGAGCACCGAGCAGGGCTTCCGCGTGGAGGCCCTGGGCTCGCTGCGCGCCATGGCGAAGCACACCAAGCTGCGCCTGGAGAAGGTGAAGGGCACGCCAATCCTCGTCGCGGAAGGTGACGCGTGCACCTCCGGCGATGAGGAGGTCTGCCGCCGGCACGCGCGCATCATGCCGCTGCGCACCAACCGCTTCTTCAGCGAGTCCGTCTCCAACGCGAGCCGCGCCTGCCTGGGCGCCGCGTGGTTTCCGCTGTCCCGGGAGATGACCTTCGAGCTGCCCAACGGGCTGCGCCGCAAGTTCGAGCTGACGTCCACCCTCACCTTCGCGGAGGAGGGCATCAGCGTTCAGGAGCAGGTGCAGGTGAGCGACTCCGACCCGGCCCAGCCGGACGTGGCCCCCCGCCTCTACCGTCGCGCGCAGGACACGCGGAACCTGGAGCTGGCGAAAAACGCGTTGGTAGGCAACAAGGCGTCACTGTGGTCGCGCATGGTGGAGCAGCAGGTGCGCATTGGTGCCCGCGCGGTGCCGGAGGCCCCCATCTGGGCCATGCCCGCGAAGAAGGCCCCCACGGACGCCGCGGCCCCGGAGGCGGCCAGCAAGGCGCAGGCCCCCGCGACGACGGGCGCCGCCAGCCCACCCGCCAAGGCGGCTGCCAAGAAGCCCGCGGGCAGCACCGCGACGTCCAGCGGCCCGTGATTCCAGGGCCTCATGGCCCCGCCACCGGCCCCCGTGAACCTTCGGTTTTCCGAAGCGCTCACGGGGGCTTTTCCTATTTGCGGCAAAAGCGTCACGACGACAGAGATAGAGGCGTGGGCCCATGGTGGGCCCCGGAAGGAGCGTCCTGGATGCGAGTCGAAATCCGAGCCCGGAACATCCCCCTCACAGAGACCCTTCGAACCTACGCCGAGCGTCGCGTGCGCTTCGCCCTGGACCGGCTGTCCGACAGGGTGAAGGAAGTCGTCGTGCGGCTGGAGGATGCCAACGGCCCCAAGGGCGGCGTGGACCAGGTGTGCCGCGTGGCACTCCGCCTGGAACACGGGCGGGAGCTGGCCATCGAATCCTCGGACACCAACCTGCTGGCGGCCATCGACCGGACGCTGGAGCGCGCCAGCAACGCCGTCACGCGGGCGGTGGGCCGCGCGCAGCGCCAGGACGGCACCCGGCTGCGTGACGCAGCCTGGCAGCCCGAGGAGGCCGCCGCGCTGACATGATGTGACGCAGGCACGGCCGCCCCTTTCCGGGCGGCCGTGACCTGTCCCGAATCGAAAGGATGCACATGCAGGGCGGCGCGGGGATGTTGGCGAGGCTGAAGTCCACCTGGGCCCGTGCCCGGGAGCGGCGATGGGTGCGCTGGGGTGTGGACCTGGCCGTGTTCGCCCTCCTCTTCTCGGCGGTGGCCGCGTGGCAGGCCCGGAACCTTCCCGGAGCGGGGACACCCGCGCCCGCCTTCACCCTCCAGACGCTG
This DNA window, taken from Myxococcus xanthus, encodes the following:
- the tssG gene encoding type VI secretion system baseplate subunit TssG; this encodes MASEERLPDAFVETAQKLAELAPRVGFFPLVAFLERLTSQATRVGGAGPVNEEMIRFRHDPSLGFPSGDVSSVTLHQVPVRAEDPYSKRPLFEVVTRFLGLTGAVSPLPHYLAEEVAQEDPDHPVRREFLDLFHHRLLSLLYRIESKYRVTSETDTSFSDQWSRRLLALGGFDTYEKALEGTLPTWRLLRIAPLLASRARTSEQLEVALEDVLGDDLEGARVSVRQFVGRWVDIDARARLGHSNHQLGRNMLLGGKAFDRTGKIQIHIRPLPPRAYKRLMQEGDLLPLVREVVALFVRDPLEYDLELGLTEGVQHQFRLSSREPSQLGRDTWLGLSQQTQMSVPVVK
- the tssH gene encoding type VI secretion system ATPase TssH, encoding MGAPIRVDPKALVRRLTPTSTRLLEAAVARASAGRFYEIVPEHMLVQMLEPEDSDVARILQQFGVDRRHLLASMERALQGLRAGSSGRPVFSETLFQWFEEAWLLASVEQGATRLRSGLLFAQFVSRRARYTAELFPELDAISRDELMSSLDVVLRPSPENVEVASADAAASGAAGGAASGAGGRGDEALKRFATSFTGRVREGKIDPIFGRHREIRQMVDILSRRRKNNPILVGEPGVGKTALVEGLAWAIVRGEVPDALKNVELLGLDLGLLQAGAGVRGEFENRLKAVISEVKASPTPIILFIDEAHTIIGAGGSQGGTDASNLLKPALARGELRTLAATTWAEYKKYFEKDAALERRFQPVKVEEPSEEDAELMLRGLRPTYEAAHGVIIRDEAVTAAVRLSSRYISGRQLPDKAVDLLDTSAARVKIELSTRPEELVQLDQEISALERERDTRKRDLAEGTGGPDEQTSLEAAEAKLSATVDARATLHARWETERTAVAALMEARKALREAAPDTDSAPLKAAVDEAAAKLAATRGEVPLVHADVDADIVARVVAGWTGVPVGKMRSDLLESVLNLEDKLRGRVRGQEAALKKVAEIIRISQAGIRNPDTPIGVMLFVGPSGVGKTETALALADALYGGERFMTTLNMSEFQEKHTVSRLIGSPPGYVGYGEGGLLTEAVRQRPYSVVLLDECEKADLEVMNLFYQVFDKGSLTDGEGRAVDFKNTVLILTSNLASDLVMRMFEDGAQPTSDEVLSVIRPALSQHFKPALLARMTVVPFGPVQRDVMRQIAEMKLAKLVSRLRTAHNVETTLAPELLDELARRCTESEMGARNMEQILQGSLMPALSRELLQHLVSGAVPPKLHVALTEGGDWDLRFAEA
- a CDS encoding HPF/RaiA family ribosome-associated protein gives rise to the protein MRVEIRARNIPLTETLRTYAERRVRFALDRLSDRVKEVVVRLEDANGPKGGVDQVCRVALRLEHGRELAIESSDTNLLAAIDRTLERASNAVTRAVGRAQRQDGTRLRDAAWQPEEAAALT
- the tssF gene encoding type VI secretion system baseplate subunit TssF, with amino-acid sequence MFSKYYLSELSYLREMGRAFGLANPSVAGLLVERGADPDVERLLEGFAFLAARIRERVDDDVPELVHGLTELLLPHYLRPLPASTIVEFTPHLRALRGRSRLAAGAEVASQPIDGTSCVFRTTTDVDLLPVQLTDALLDRSSITAPVLRLYFQTTEQGRAEVLREQGLRLFIHADLSAASVVLLWLLRYCRQVRVRGASGQGDGIKLPVNAIQPVGFHRDFKLLPWPRASEGYRHLQEYLTLPEKFLFFEVRGLDAAAGLKEDRFEIAFHLERPPPLDARIHREMFRLHCAPVVNLFSVPADPILHRTLDREHLLRASDLPPNHAEIYSVDSVTGLKAGRNERRVYRPFYEFTHTAGGDAEQSFYRLRRAPSPLDEGIDTYITLETPRNIAPEVNAEEALSMDLTCTNRSLPSRLQVGDLTASTSASPTQAKFKNISPVSRPARAPLGTELHWRLLSHLAINQHSLADAAALRRLMDLYNFHSLTDNLAARASRLRINAIRAVETKPVTRFLEGAPLRGHRTRVDLDEENFMGVGDSFLFGSVLEELLASHVTINSFNELSIRLHPSQTEFAWLPRNGSQTLL